One Streptomyces sp. P9-A2 DNA window includes the following coding sequences:
- a CDS encoding lipase family protein, with protein sequence MPARPRPRLLAAAVTAAACLSAQAVAAAPAAATDKVVSRGVTIPAFYTPPASLPDANGTLIRSEPLPLALSLPSLKGPLPGTATRLMYKSTDSSGQPVAVTGAYIEPSAAWKGSGPRPLVAVAPGTLGQGDQCAASMGLEHPLRFNGETVSVGYEDLVIYRLLAKGVAVVVTDYAGLGATDRLHTYVNRVDEAHAVLDAVRAARSLRGTSVTAASPVGLYGYSQGGGATAAAAELQSTYAPDVTLSGTYSGAPPADLTKVTKAIDGSELAGALGWSLSGFLQSDPELKPIAEAHLNAAGKAALTDLSTMCVGDALFAYGFTKSTKWTTDGKSLGDVIAATPVLQTFLDKQFIGTMKPSGPVRLATGVSDNLVPHGQSRRLAVDWCAKGADVTYKAVVLPNVGSALLNHFAPLLTDQGDAVDWLTDRLSGKRATSNCWSMPLQP encoded by the coding sequence ATGCCCGCACGCCCGCGCCCCAGACTTCTGGCCGCCGCCGTCACCGCCGCCGCCTGCCTCAGCGCCCAAGCCGTCGCGGCCGCTCCCGCCGCGGCGACGGACAAGGTCGTGTCCCGGGGTGTCACGATCCCCGCGTTCTACACCCCGCCCGCTTCTCTGCCCGACGCCAACGGCACCCTCATCCGCAGCGAGCCCCTCCCGCTGGCCCTGAGCCTGCCCAGTCTCAAGGGCCCGCTGCCGGGAACCGCGACCCGGCTGATGTACAAGTCCACCGACTCGAGCGGGCAGCCGGTCGCCGTCACCGGCGCGTACATCGAACCGTCCGCCGCCTGGAAGGGCAGCGGTCCGCGTCCTCTGGTCGCGGTGGCGCCCGGCACCCTGGGGCAGGGCGACCAGTGCGCCGCGTCCATGGGGCTCGAGCACCCGCTGCGGTTCAACGGCGAGACCGTGTCCGTCGGTTACGAGGACCTGGTGATCTACCGCCTCCTCGCGAAGGGCGTCGCCGTGGTCGTCACCGACTATGCCGGCCTGGGCGCGACCGACCGCCTGCACACCTATGTGAACCGGGTCGACGAGGCCCACGCGGTCCTGGACGCCGTCCGCGCCGCCCGTTCGCTCCGCGGGACGTCGGTCACCGCGGCCTCCCCGGTCGGGCTCTACGGGTACAGCCAGGGCGGCGGGGCGACCGCGGCGGCCGCCGAACTCCAGTCCACCTACGCCCCCGACGTCACCCTGTCCGGGACCTACTCCGGCGCGCCGCCCGCCGATCTGACCAAGGTCACCAAAGCCATCGACGGCAGCGAACTCGCGGGCGCGCTGGGCTGGTCGCTGAGCGGCTTCCTCCAGTCCGACCCGGAGCTGAAGCCCATCGCCGAGGCGCATCTGAACGCCGCCGGCAAGGCCGCGCTCACCGACCTCTCGACGATGTGCGTCGGCGACGCCCTCTTCGCGTACGGCTTCACCAAGAGCACCAAGTGGACCACGGACGGAAAGTCCCTCGGTGACGTCATCGCCGCCACACCCGTCCTCCAGACCTTCCTGGACAAGCAGTTCATCGGCACGATGAAGCCGTCCGGCCCGGTCCGCCTGGCCACCGGCGTCAGCGACAACCTCGTGCCGCACGGACAGTCCCGCCGACTCGCCGTCGACTGGTGCGCCAAAGGCGCCGACGTCACCTACAAGGCCGTAGTCCTCCCTAACGTCGGCAGTGCGCTGCTCAACCACTTCGCCCCGCTGCTGACCGACCAGGGGGACGCCGTCGACTGGCTGACCGACCGGCTGTCCGGCAAGCGGGCCACCTCCAACTGCTGGAGCATGCCCCTGCAGCCCTGA
- a CDS encoding sugar ABC transporter substrate-binding protein has product MNPCTPHTPCTPRTTPARRTVRGRRGTTVLTAALSALSVLSLSACGASDSIGADGDSASPDERNDITVGLLLPDRDTARFEKFDRPLVQERVDVLTGKEGKVVYANAEGSTARQSEQIDRMVADEVDVIIVAAVDAKAIGPDVEKAAEADIPVIAYDRLAEGPIDAYVSHDNELVGEVQGRAIVDALGGEAENRKIVMMNGEPADPNTALFKDGAMGELKGNVDIAKSYDTEKWLPAVAKANMRKALKTVGADDVAAVYAANDGMAGAVIEALEEAGVSGIPPVTGQDADLEAVQRIVAGTQYMTVYKSFLLEAAGAAEMAVARVQGRDIQFDSLTSERVDSPTRKSVPSMLVPVVALTQDNIEDTVIRDGVYDVEDICTARYRAACASIGLTQ; this is encoded by the coding sequence GTGAACCCCTGCACCCCCCACACCCCCTGCACCCCCCGCACCACTCCCGCACGCCGCACGGTCCGGGGACGTCGGGGCACCACCGTTCTGACGGCCGCTCTCTCGGCCCTGTCGGTGCTCTCGCTCTCCGCGTGCGGTGCGTCCGACTCCATCGGCGCGGACGGCGACTCCGCGTCGCCGGACGAGCGCAACGACATCACCGTGGGACTCCTTCTCCCCGACAGGGACACCGCGCGCTTCGAGAAGTTCGACCGTCCCCTCGTCCAGGAACGGGTCGACGTCCTCACCGGCAAGGAGGGCAAGGTCGTCTACGCCAACGCCGAGGGCAGCACGGCCAGGCAGAGCGAGCAGATCGACCGCATGGTCGCCGACGAGGTCGACGTGATCATCGTGGCCGCGGTGGACGCCAAGGCCATCGGGCCGGACGTGGAGAAGGCCGCGGAGGCGGACATCCCCGTCATCGCGTACGACCGGCTGGCCGAGGGCCCGATCGACGCGTACGTGTCGCACGACAACGAACTCGTCGGCGAGGTGCAGGGCCGTGCGATCGTCGACGCGCTCGGCGGCGAGGCGGAGAACCGCAAGATCGTCATGATGAACGGTGAGCCCGCCGACCCGAACACCGCGCTGTTCAAGGACGGTGCGATGGGCGAGTTGAAGGGCAACGTGGACATAGCCAAGTCCTACGACACCGAGAAGTGGCTGCCCGCCGTCGCCAAGGCGAACATGAGGAAGGCGCTCAAGACCGTCGGCGCCGACGACGTCGCCGCCGTCTACGCGGCGAACGACGGCATGGCCGGAGCCGTCATCGAGGCGCTGGAGGAGGCGGGCGTCTCCGGCATCCCGCCGGTGACCGGGCAGGACGCCGATCTGGAGGCCGTGCAGCGGATCGTCGCGGGCACGCAGTACATGACGGTGTACAAATCGTTCCTGCTGGAGGCCGCCGGTGCCGCCGAGATGGCGGTGGCCAGGGTCCAGGGGCGGGACATCCAGTTCGACTCGCTGACCAGTGAGCGGGTCGACAGCCCGACGCGGAAGAGCGTCCCGTCGATGCTGGTGCCGGTGGTCGCCCTGACGCAGGACAACATCGAGGACACGGTGATCCGGGACGGCGTCTACGACGTGGAGGACATCTGCACGGCGAGGTACCGGGCGGCCTGTGCGTCGATCGGTCTCACACAGTAG
- a CDS encoding SulP family inorganic anion transporter has translation MPSPALSPAARLRAVRPDWLNDPKVWRTEILGGLVVALALIPEAISFSIIAGVDPAVGLFASFTMAVTIAFTGGRRAMISAATGAVALVIAPLNREHGFGYLVAAVLLAGVFQIVLGALGVAKLMRFVPRSVMVGFVNSLALLVFMAQVPEMRDVPWPVYPMIVAGLVLMVFFPRVTTVVPAPLVSIVILTVITLAAGIAVPTVGDKGELPSSLPVPGLPDVPFTMDTLTTVAPYAFAMALVGLMESLMTAKLVDDITDTHSSKTRESIGQGVANIVTGFFGGMGGCAMIGQTMINVKVSGARTRLSTFLAGAFLMVLCIVFGPVVSDIPMAALVAVMIMVSFATFDWHSIAPKTLKRMPAGEICVMVTTVVFVLTTHNLAVGVVVGTVTAMVIFARRVAHLADVTAVTDPDGTSVVYRVTGELFFASSNDIVGRFDYSGDPGRVVIDLSSAHVWDASSVAALDAVETRYAQRGKTVEITGLNEPSARLHDKLSGELVGGH, from the coding sequence TTGCCCTCTCCCGCACTGTCCCCCGCCGCTCGGCTGCGTGCCGTGCGCCCCGACTGGCTGAACGATCCGAAGGTCTGGCGGACCGAGATCCTCGGTGGCCTCGTCGTCGCGCTCGCGCTGATCCCGGAGGCGATCTCCTTCTCGATCATCGCCGGTGTCGACCCGGCCGTCGGTCTGTTCGCGTCCTTCACCATGGCCGTCACCATCGCGTTCACCGGCGGACGCCGGGCGATGATCTCCGCGGCGACCGGCGCCGTGGCGCTGGTCATCGCGCCACTCAACCGTGAGCACGGATTCGGGTACCTCGTCGCCGCGGTGCTCCTCGCCGGCGTCTTCCAGATCGTCCTCGGCGCACTGGGCGTGGCGAAGCTGATGCGGTTCGTCCCGCGCTCGGTGATGGTCGGCTTCGTCAACTCGCTGGCCCTGCTGGTCTTCATGGCCCAGGTCCCCGAGATGCGGGACGTGCCCTGGCCGGTGTATCCGATGATCGTCGCCGGGCTGGTCCTGATGGTGTTCTTCCCGAGGGTCACCACCGTGGTCCCGGCGCCCCTGGTCTCCATCGTGATCCTCACCGTGATCACTCTCGCCGCCGGGATCGCCGTCCCCACCGTCGGGGACAAGGGGGAGCTGCCCTCGTCCCTGCCGGTGCCCGGCCTGCCCGACGTGCCGTTCACGATGGACACCCTCACCACCGTCGCCCCCTACGCCTTCGCCATGGCGCTGGTCGGCCTGATGGAGTCGCTGATGACGGCCAAGCTGGTCGACGACATCACCGACACGCACTCCTCCAAGACCCGCGAGTCGATCGGCCAGGGCGTCGCCAACATCGTCACCGGGTTCTTCGGCGGGATGGGCGGCTGCGCCATGATCGGCCAGACGATGATCAACGTGAAGGTCTCCGGTGCCCGGACCCGTCTGTCCACCTTCCTCGCGGGCGCGTTCCTGATGGTGCTGTGCATCGTCTTCGGGCCGGTCGTCTCCGACATTCCCATGGCCGCGCTCGTCGCGGTGATGATCATGGTGTCGTTCGCGACCTTCGACTGGCACTCCATCGCACCCAAGACCCTCAAGCGGATGCCGGCCGGGGAGATCTGCGTCATGGTGACCACCGTCGTGTTCGTGCTCACCACGCACAACCTCGCCGTCGGCGTCGTCGTCGGCACGGTCACCGCCATGGTGATCTTCGCCCGGCGGGTCGCCCACCTCGCCGACGTCACCGCGGTCACCGACCCCGACGGCACGTCCGTCGTCTACCGGGTCACCGGCGAACTGTTCTTCGCCTCGTCCAACGACATCGTCGGCCGCTTCGACTACTCGGGCGACCCCGGCCGCGTCGTCATCGACCTGTCGTCCGCCCACGTCTGGGACGCCTCCTCCGTCGCCGCCCTCGACGCCGTCGAGACGCGGTACGCGCAGCGCGGGAAGACCGTCGAGATCACGGGCCTGAACGAGCCCAGTGCCCGCCTCCACGACAAGCTCAGCGGGGAACTCGTCGGCGGTCACTGA
- a CDS encoding MerR family transcriptional regulator, whose translation MQIGEVAARTELSLRTIRHYEETGLVVPSARSQGGFRLYTEGDVVRLMVIRRMKPLGFTLDRMRELLAVTDRLDGHVGSGPPEGREREELFESLRGFEEAARRRTADLRTQLARAEEFTTTLRERIERIERTDPIRTGRSGEESEGGPHPELTAPA comes from the coding sequence ATGCAGATCGGTGAGGTCGCCGCGCGCACCGAACTGTCCCTGCGCACCATCCGGCACTACGAGGAGACCGGCCTCGTCGTCCCGTCGGCCCGCTCTCAGGGCGGCTTCCGGCTCTACACCGAGGGCGACGTGGTCCGCCTCATGGTGATCCGCCGGATGAAACCGCTGGGCTTCACCCTGGACCGGATGCGGGAACTGCTCGCGGTCACCGACCGTCTCGACGGACACGTCGGGAGCGGCCCGCCCGAGGGGCGGGAACGCGAAGAGCTGTTCGAGTCACTGCGCGGCTTCGAGGAAGCGGCACGCCGACGGACGGCGGACCTTCGTACGCAACTGGCGCGGGCGGAGGAATTCACCACCACCCTGCGCGAACGAATCGAACGAATCGAACGAACCGATCCGATCAGGACAGGCCGGTCGGGTGAAGAAAGCGAAGGCGGCCCTCACCCGGAACTCACCGCCCCCGCCTGA
- a CDS encoding antibiotic biosynthesis monooxygenase family protein, with translation MSIVKINVLTVPEEQRETLEKRFAARAGAVEGSDGFEWFELLRPVEGTDTYLVYTRWRSEEDFQRWLAGRGQAAHGGGAQGGGAQGHRPKPAATDATLWSFEVVQQTGPKQA, from the coding sequence ATGAGCATCGTCAAAATCAACGTACTCACGGTCCCGGAAGAGCAGCGGGAGACGCTGGAGAAGCGGTTCGCCGCGCGGGCGGGCGCGGTGGAGGGTTCGGACGGATTCGAGTGGTTCGAGCTGCTCCGCCCCGTGGAGGGCACCGACACCTACCTCGTCTACACCCGCTGGCGGAGCGAGGAGGACTTCCAGCGCTGGCTGGCCGGCCGCGGCCAGGCCGCGCACGGCGGTGGCGCGCAGGGTGGCGGCGCGCAGGGCCACCGGCCGAAGCCCGCTGCCACGGACGCGACGCTGTGGTCGTTCGAGGTGGTCCAGCAGACCGGCCCGAAGCAGGCCTGA
- a CDS encoding cold-shock protein yields the protein MATGTVKWFNSEKGFGFIEQDGGGADVFAHYSNIATSGFRELQEGQKVTFDVTQGQKGPQAENIVPA from the coding sequence ATGGCCACCGGTACCGTGAAGTGGTTCAACTCGGAAAAGGGCTTCGGCTTCATCGAGCAGGACGGCGGCGGCGCCGACGTCTTCGCCCACTACTCGAACATTGCCACCTCGGGCTTCCGTGAGCTCCAGGAAGGCCAGAAGGTGACCTTCGACGTCACGCAGGGCCAGAAGGGCCCGCAGGCCGAGAACATCGTTCCCGCCTGA
- a CDS encoding TerD family protein translates to MHEMTKGANVGLATLSDNVDSVIASLGWVSQTGEGDADVSVLLLGPHGKVRSDADFYFYNNPVAVDGSVELLGKKPAGEGSEDRIVFDLTAVPDEVERIVVAASRYEGMRFDELDGLQVTLADGSGDGLLRFPIEGTGSVSAFIFGELYRRAGDWKFRAVGQGYDTGLAGLAADFGVDIDDDSAEADQAGDPYESAAVGGTTAGEESDTSSPAVPGGQEPQASPAAIPAPRQPQPDAGRSRKPSRPRTAKKKVTLPKAEQKSLAENDAWNQARLFPLSVLKSDRDREMRATSVLLSVMAQVPEFGRRLTAGFGAPAGRMETYTEVTLPHGDSPRRPDGVIRVERAGKLWTALVETKTNGNALKADQVQAYMDIAARRGYEAVITLSNDVALEGSPLVDVKVDGRRKHKVALWHLSWAEVAHQAQMLIRHEGVGNSAHAWLLHELLHYVQHENSGCHGFQNMGAAWVPVRRGIDDETLCQGDSRALEVVESWEQLIRQVCLGLGGEIGQKVLPVRRVRRGAGPGEHRARMADQLCLEGRLQAEVRIEDTPGVLAISADLRTGKLRTSIEIPAPEQGYPLARAKRLLKWLSEAPADLHVETLVDAGTGGPRGTLERLRPEPGDLLPKNGTHITGFRLTLFKGMGSTRGNAESGFIRSVDDAVNRFYSTVVVHLERPTSRKAEPKPA, encoded by the coding sequence ATGCACGAAATGACCAAGGGGGCCAACGTCGGTTTGGCCACCCTGAGTGACAACGTGGATTCGGTGATCGCGAGTCTGGGGTGGGTCAGCCAGACCGGCGAGGGAGACGCGGACGTATCCGTTCTGCTGCTGGGCCCACACGGCAAGGTGCGCAGCGATGCCGACTTCTACTTCTACAACAATCCGGTGGCCGTCGACGGCAGCGTGGAACTCCTGGGCAAGAAGCCGGCCGGAGAAGGCAGCGAGGACCGGATCGTCTTCGATCTGACAGCGGTCCCGGACGAGGTCGAGCGGATCGTCGTCGCCGCGAGCCGGTACGAGGGCATGCGCTTCGACGAACTGGACGGCTTGCAGGTCACGCTGGCCGACGGTTCGGGCGACGGTCTGCTCCGGTTCCCGATCGAGGGCACCGGGTCGGTGAGCGCGTTCATCTTCGGTGAGCTGTACCGGCGGGCGGGTGACTGGAAGTTCCGGGCCGTCGGGCAGGGGTACGACACCGGCCTCGCCGGGCTGGCGGCCGACTTCGGAGTCGACATCGACGACGACTCGGCGGAGGCCGACCAGGCGGGAGATCCGTACGAGTCGGCGGCAGTGGGCGGGACAACGGCCGGAGAGGAATCCGACACCTCGTCGCCGGCCGTCCCCGGCGGACAGGAGCCGCAAGCGTCTCCGGCGGCGATCCCCGCACCGCGGCAGCCCCAGCCGGACGCGGGGCGGAGCAGGAAGCCGTCACGGCCCCGCACCGCCAAGAAGAAGGTCACGCTGCCCAAGGCGGAGCAGAAGTCCCTCGCCGAGAACGATGCGTGGAACCAGGCAAGGCTCTTCCCTCTCTCGGTACTCAAGAGCGACCGTGACCGCGAGATGCGCGCCACCTCCGTGCTGTTGTCGGTGATGGCGCAGGTGCCGGAGTTCGGTCGCAGGCTGACGGCCGGATTCGGAGCCCCGGCGGGCCGTATGGAGACCTATACGGAAGTCACGTTGCCGCACGGCGACTCCCCACGGCGTCCCGACGGCGTGATCCGGGTCGAGCGGGCCGGAAAACTCTGGACGGCGCTCGTCGAGACCAAGACCAACGGCAACGCCCTCAAGGCCGATCAAGTGCAGGCGTACATGGACATAGCGGCGCGGCGTGGCTACGAGGCCGTGATCACGCTGTCCAACGACGTCGCGCTGGAAGGCAGCCCGCTGGTCGACGTCAAGGTCGACGGCAGGCGCAAGCACAAGGTGGCCCTGTGGCATCTGTCCTGGGCGGAAGTGGCGCACCAGGCACAGATGCTCATCCGGCACGAGGGTGTCGGCAACAGTGCGCACGCCTGGCTGCTCCATGAACTGCTGCACTACGTCCAGCACGAGAACTCCGGTTGCCACGGCTTCCAGAACATGGGTGCGGCGTGGGTCCCCGTGCGCCGGGGCATCGACGACGAGACCCTGTGCCAGGGCGACTCCCGTGCCCTTGAAGTGGTCGAGAGCTGGGAACAGCTGATCCGCCAGGTCTGTCTGGGGCTGGGCGGCGAAATCGGCCAGAAGGTGCTTCCCGTGCGCAGGGTCAGGCGGGGGGCCGGTCCCGGGGAGCACCGTGCGCGGATGGCCGACCAGTTGTGCCTGGAAGGGCGGTTGCAGGCCGAGGTGCGGATCGAGGACACACCGGGTGTCCTAGCGATCAGCGCCGACCTGCGGACCGGCAAGCTGCGCACGTCCATCGAGATCCCGGCGCCCGAACAGGGTTACCCCCTGGCCCGGGCGAAGCGGCTCCTCAAGTGGTTGAGCGAGGCCCCGGCCGACCTGCACGTCGAGACGCTGGTCGATGCCGGGACGGGTGGGCCGAGGGGCACTCTGGAACGGCTCAGGCCCGAGCCGGGGGACCTGCTGCCGAAGAACGGTACGCACATCACCGGTTTCCGGCTGACCCTCTTCAAGGGCATGGGCAGCACGCGTGGCAACGCCGAGTCCGGGTTCATCCGCAGCGTGGACGACGCCGTCAACCGGTTCTATTCCACTGTGGTGGTCCACCTCGAGCGGCCGACGTCCCGGAAGGCCGAACCGAAGCCCGCGTGA
- a CDS encoding DUF6479 family protein — MSTATYELLAADQQILHLLAAFIGGLVVAGALIWAVSVGMKVMDQEERRPRPEEQPRLPESGAVHEMREMREPDEMPTAPRDGERLMPYQLHHSSTRTGKDQQRKRWLPGSSGAFGSGGPGHV, encoded by the coding sequence ATGAGTACGGCAACGTATGAACTGCTGGCCGCAGACCAGCAGATACTGCATCTACTCGCGGCCTTCATCGGCGGGCTGGTCGTGGCCGGCGCGCTGATCTGGGCAGTAAGCGTCGGCATGAAGGTCATGGACCAGGAGGAACGCCGCCCCCGCCCCGAGGAGCAGCCAAGACTGCCGGAGAGCGGCGCGGTCCACGAGATGCGGGAGATGCGGGAGCCGGACGAGATGCCGACGGCACCGAGGGACGGCGAACGGCTCATGCCCTACCAGCTCCATCACTCCTCCACCAGAACAGGGAAGGACCAGCAGCGGAAGCGCTGGCTGCCCGGGTCGAGCGGCGCCTTCGGCAGTGGGGGCCCGGGACACGTGTGA
- a CDS encoding glycoside hydrolase family 13 protein: MTDRINPPAPSASASTAPVTPGTDVLSDAAPDLSSRNPDWWRQAVVYQVYPRSFADADGDGLGDLCGITRRLTHLAALGVDALWLSPFYPSELADGGYDVADPRDVDPRLGTLDDFGALVAEAHRLGLKVIVDIVPNHTSHQHVWFQEALRAGPGSAARERYVFRDGRGPRGEHPPTDWRSVFGGSAWRRVSDGQWYLHLFAAEQPDLNWANEDVRADFRTTLRFWADRGVDGFRVDVAHALAKDLSEPLRDLGASELSGEAALTEFPPGTHPFYDRDEVHEIYRDWRKILDAYSPPRTAVAEAWVPGARRALYARRDELGQAFNFEYLQAPWDAEALRQVITDSLATARAAGASATWVLSNHDVVRHASRLMLPPDTDDNAWLLSGGGAPAVDTAAGLRRARAAALLMLALPGSAYLYQGEELGLPEVADLPTEVLQDPVWEQTGHVRKGRDGCRVPLPWTTTGPSYGFGAGGAWLPQPPGFAAYAVEAQDGVEAREGVPGSTLELYRTALRLRRKLQQGETLTWEEDAPAGVLQFDRTDGWRCVTNLSTAPVPLPPGEVLLAGAPLTDGRLAPDTTAWLSR, from the coding sequence GTGACCGACCGCATCAATCCGCCCGCCCCGTCGGCCTCCGCCTCCACTGCACCCGTCACACCCGGCACAGACGTTCTCTCCGACGCCGCGCCCGACCTCTCCTCGCGCAACCCCGACTGGTGGCGGCAGGCCGTCGTCTACCAGGTCTATCCCCGCAGCTTCGCCGACGCCGACGGCGACGGTCTTGGCGACCTGTGCGGCATCACCCGGCGCCTCACCCACCTCGCCGCCCTGGGCGTGGATGCCCTCTGGCTGAGCCCGTTCTACCCCTCCGAGCTCGCCGACGGCGGCTACGACGTCGCCGACCCACGTGACGTCGACCCGCGCCTCGGCACCCTCGACGACTTCGGCGCGCTGGTCGCCGAGGCCCACCGCCTGGGCCTCAAGGTGATCGTCGACATCGTCCCCAACCACACCTCCCACCAGCACGTCTGGTTCCAGGAGGCGCTGCGGGCCGGCCCCGGCTCCGCGGCCCGCGAGCGCTACGTCTTCCGCGACGGGCGCGGCCCGCGGGGCGAACACCCGCCCACCGACTGGCGGTCCGTCTTCGGCGGCAGCGCCTGGCGGCGAGTGTCCGACGGACAGTGGTACCTGCACCTCTTCGCCGCTGAACAGCCCGACCTGAACTGGGCGAACGAGGACGTCCGCGCCGACTTCCGCACCACCCTGCGGTTCTGGGCCGACCGGGGGGTGGACGGCTTCCGCGTCGATGTCGCGCATGCCCTCGCCAAGGACCTGAGCGAGCCGCTGCGCGACCTCGGCGCCTCCGAACTGAGCGGCGAGGCCGCCCTCACCGAGTTCCCGCCCGGCACCCACCCGTTCTACGACCGTGACGAGGTGCACGAGATCTACCGCGACTGGCGCAAGATCCTCGACGCCTACTCCCCGCCCCGCACGGCCGTCGCGGAGGCATGGGTCCCCGGCGCCCGGCGCGCCCTGTACGCCCGGCGGGACGAACTGGGCCAGGCCTTCAACTTCGAGTACCTGCAGGCTCCCTGGGACGCGGAAGCGCTCCGCCAGGTCATCACCGACTCGCTCGCGACCGCCCGAGCGGCCGGCGCCTCGGCGACCTGGGTGCTCTCCAACCACGACGTCGTACGCCACGCCTCGCGCCTGATGCTCCCACCGGACACCGACGACAACGCCTGGCTGCTGTCCGGCGGCGGCGCCCCGGCCGTCGACACCGCCGCCGGGCTGCGCCGGGCCCGCGCGGCGGCCCTGCTGATGCTGGCACTGCCCGGCTCGGCCTACCTGTACCAGGGCGAGGAACTCGGCCTGCCCGAGGTCGCCGACCTGCCCACGGAGGTCCTCCAGGACCCGGTCTGGGAGCAGACCGGCCATGTTCGCAAGGGCCGCGACGGCTGCCGGGTGCCCCTGCCGTGGACGACGACCGGACCGTCGTACGGCTTCGGCGCGGGCGGTGCCTGGCTGCCGCAGCCGCCCGGCTTCGCCGCGTATGCCGTCGAGGCGCAGGACGGGGTCGAGGCACGCGAGGGCGTGCCGGGCTCGACCCTGGAGCTCTACCGCACGGCCCTGCGCCTGCGCCGCAAACTCCAGCAGGGCGAGACGCTGACCTGGGAGGAGGACGCTCCCGCCGGGGTGCTGCAGTTCGACCGCACCGACGGCTGGCGCTGCGTGACCAACCTGTCGACCGCCCCGGTCCCCCTGCCCCCGGGTGAGGTTCTGCTGGCCGGCGCACCCCTGACGGACGGCCGTCTGGCCCCGGACACGACGGCCTGGCTGAGCCGCTGA
- a CDS encoding LAETG motif-containing sortase-dependent surface protein: MSIARRVLTRRLLGTGAATLALCAATTVAATSASAHGNPGGDGWKSGGDYRPGTGAGTVTETDRCQFSLDGANFFDSVKVDDQNLRPSEDGKVHIKVRAAGDATTCTASLASYLAHGATFASSGEQVFVDFATVTVKPGKTDSLDIAIPDKGCFAQIDLYRGAVKFDGKLDANDGFEHGELPKGPDRPVIKDKLIAAWNGGTKDCTADTPPEEETPEPSAPAPSTPAPEPSEPAEDTTPPASETPGEPSTTPSTDAPAQSPSEPATEPGASPNGGSDNLAETGADSNTGPFAIGATVLLAGGAALVVATRRKRAGTSSSNSQ, translated from the coding sequence ATGTCCATAGCGAGACGTGTCCTCACCCGCCGCCTGCTGGGGACGGGCGCCGCGACCCTCGCCCTCTGCGCGGCCACCACCGTCGCCGCGACCTCCGCCTCCGCCCACGGCAACCCCGGCGGCGACGGCTGGAAGTCGGGCGGCGACTACCGGCCCGGGACCGGTGCCGGCACGGTCACCGAGACCGACCGCTGCCAGTTCTCGCTCGACGGCGCGAACTTCTTCGACTCCGTCAAGGTCGACGACCAGAACCTGCGGCCCAGCGAGGACGGCAAGGTGCACATCAAGGTCCGCGCCGCCGGCGACGCGACCACCTGCACCGCCTCGCTCGCCTCCTACCTGGCGCACGGCGCCACCTTCGCCTCCTCCGGCGAGCAGGTCTTCGTCGACTTCGCCACGGTGACGGTCAAGCCCGGCAAGACCGACTCCCTCGACATCGCCATCCCGGACAAGGGCTGCTTCGCGCAGATCGACCTCTACCGGGGCGCCGTGAAGTTCGACGGCAAGCTGGACGCGAACGACGGCTTCGAGCACGGTGAGCTGCCGAAGGGGCCGGACCGTCCGGTCATCAAGGACAAGCTGATCGCGGCCTGGAACGGCGGCACGAAGGACTGCACCGCCGACACCCCGCCCGAGGAGGAGACCCCCGAGCCGTCCGCCCCCGCGCCGTCCACCCCTGCGCCGGAGCCGTCCGAACCCGCCGAGGACACCACTCCGCCGGCCTCCGAGACGCCGGGCGAGCCGTCCACGACGCCCAGCACCGACGCACCCGCCCAGTCCCCCTCCGAGCCGGCCACCGAACCGGGGGCCTCGCCGAACGGCGGCAGCGACAACCTCGCGGAGACCGGCGCCGACAGCAACACCGGCCCGTTCGCGATCGGCGCGACGGTCCTGCTGGCAGGCGGCGCGGCGCTCGTCGTGGCCACCCGCCGCAAGCGCGCCGGCACCAGCAGCAGCAACAGCCAGTAG